The following are from one region of the Betta splendens chromosome 15, fBetSpl5.4, whole genome shotgun sequence genome:
- the LOC114870396 gene encoding apoptosis-stimulating of p53 protein 2-like isoform X6 — MRFEAKMMPMFLTVYLSNNDQHFTEVPVTPETLCRDVVDLCKEPGETDCHLSEMWRGSERAVGEGERMLDVLQRWGQHRPEVRFFLRHNRAPSKEAGGSRSGEPKRNGVKGPTDRRMENGVVAPRMDMTLAELQEMAARQQQQIEAQQQLLASKEQRLRYLKQQEQRQQQQASEQEKLQRLRENIENQEARLKKVRALKGQVEQKRLSNGKLVEEIEQMNNLFQQKQRELVMAASKVEELSRQLDLLKNGKMESFNDNQSSVAELDRLYKELQLRNRLNQDQNSKLQQQRENLNKRNLEVAAMDKRINELRDRLWKKKAALQKENVPNGYPGKERASKDAHLQMPSDGPAGQQSGTSRVAAVGPYIQSSTMPRGSGRLDLLVKPTYPDSTATLPAHDPQSKTTTGVQPSKLADWTSAGPESKTNSRGSSSTLPRMTSHSNSNIEQDDTEQKKDKRGRPLSMFESTEAPTTSLRKNQSSDNLVRDAQSAPKAPVKVPPPVPSKPKGPGVPYGKLGLNTGTFPKAKPHSQQPQTAQGRSPVPALQSHTLPLPSKQEAPPAATVRPFTPELPSSKEANLTKPQTVAASSIYSMYTQQPGSGKPFQPGVQGAHNRAQTRTNGFVSMYGKPVFPSGGSPHPENPYLERRSPALEYEVDHNGANNGPSPQPETERIPRPLSPTKLLPFSAPHNAPRPLKKRSSITEPEGPTGPNIQKLLYQKTTLAAMETTVTTPTTPTYVGAAEGPLGQHGGHSPLSGPEWPENNTPETGPSLDRGSLPPHIPGPNVSTPAPAEQTKPPLAIPESEEFILPPPPSHPPPKPAFPPPPPAALGEPDLPPPPPEGFLEEFPPYPPPPYPSGAEQDSLAEDTSNMKAPEITGQVTLPPGKRTNLRKVGSERIDHGMRVKFNPLALLLDSSLEGEYDLVQRIIYEVEDPSQPNDEGITALHNAVCAGHTEIVKFLVQFGVNVNAADSDGWTPLHCAASCNNVQVCKFLVESGAAVFAMTYSDMQTAADKCEEMEEGYTQCSQFLYGVQEKMGIMNRGVVYALWDYTGENPDELSFCEGDCMTIIRREDEDEIEWWWARMGDTEGYIPRNLLGLYPRIKPRQRTLA, encoded by the exons ATGCGGTTCGAAGCTAAAATGATGCCG ATGTTCCTGACCGTATACCTCAGTAACAATGATCAGCATTTTACTGAGGTTCCCGTTACTCCAGAGACGCTGTGCCGAGATGTGGTCGATTTGTGCAAGGAACCGGGGGAGACGGACTGCCACCTGTCAGAGATGTGGCGTGGATCTG AGCGAGCTGTAGGTGAGGGGGAGAGAATGCTGGATGTGCTGCAAAGATGGGGACAACACAGGCCAGAAGTGCGCTTCTTTCTGCGCCACAACCGAGCTCCTAGTAAGGAAGCAG GAGGATCAAGAAGCGGTGAGCCAAAGAGAAATGGGGTGAAGGGTCCCACTGACAGAAGAATGGAGAATGGG GTGGTAGCGCCCAGGATGGATATGACCCTGGCTGAGTTGCAAGAGATGGCTGccagacaacagcagcaaatAGAAGCTCAACAGCAGCTCCTTGCTTCAAAG GAGCAGCGACTGCGCTActtgaaacaacaggagcagcgtcagcagcaacaggcctccgagcaggagaagctgcagcgccTCAGAGAGAACATTGAGAATCAGGAAGCTCGTCTCAAGAAGGTCCGGGCCCTCAAGGGTCAAGTGGAGCAGAAACGCCTTAGCAATGGCAAACTAG TGGAGGAGATAGAGCAAATGAACAACCTGTTCcaacagaagcagagagaaCTAGTGATGGCTGCATCCAAGGTAGAGGAGCTTAGCCGACAGCTTGATTTGCTCAAAAATGGTAAAATGGAAAGCTTCAATGACAACCAGAGTTCTGTGGCTGAACTAGACCGCCTTTACAAAGAGCTACAG TTAAGAAACAGACTCAACCAGGATCAGAATTCTAAGTTGCAGCAACAGAGAGAAAATCTGAACAAGCGCAACCTGGAGGTTGCTGCTATGGACAAAAGGATCAACGAGCTCAGAGACAGACTATGGAAGAAGAAGGCAGCACTGCAGAAGGAAAATGTGCCT AATGGCTATCCTGGTAAAGAGAGGGCTTCAAAAGACGCTCATCTTCAG ATGCCTTCTGATGGCCCAGCTGGACAGCAGTCGGGCACATCTCGTGTGGCAGCAGTTGGCCCGTATATCCAGTCGTCCACCATGCCCCGGGGCTCAGGGAGACTTGACCTGCTTGTAAAGCCAACCTACCCAGACAGCACTGCCACTCTTCCAGCTCACGACCCACAAAGCAAGACCACTACAG GTGTTCAACCATCCAAGCTGGCAGACTGGACTTCTGCAGGTCCGGAATCCAAAACGAACAGCCGTGGTTCGTCGTCAACTCTGCCACGAATGACCTCACACTCCAACTCTAACATCGAGCAAG ATGACACAGAGCAGAAGAAGGACAAGAGGGGCCGTCCGTTGTCCATGTTTGAGTCAACTGAGGCTCCCACCACCTCCCTCCGCAAAAACCAGAGCAGTGACAATTTAGTCAGGGATGCTCAg TCTGCTCCAAAGGCTCCGGTCAAGGTACCTCCTCCTGTGCCCAGCAAACCAAAAGGCCCTGGTGTGCCTTATGGCAAACTAGGCCTCAACACAGGCACCTTCCCTAAAGCCAAGCCCCACAGCCAACAACCCCAGACAGCCCAAGGCCGCAGCCCTGTCCCGGCTTTACAGAGCCATACACTCCCTCTGCCCTCCAAGCAGgaagctccaccagcagctacGGTACGACCCTTCACCCCAGAGCTGCCCTCCTCCAAAGAAGCCAACCTGACTAAACCTCAGACTGTAGCGGCAAGCTCCATTTACTCCATgtacacacagcagcctggTTCAGGGAAGCCTTTCCAGCCTGGCGTGCAGGGTGCTCACAACAGGGCCCAAACCCGTACAAATGGATTTGTCAGTA tgtATGGTAAACCAGTGTTCCCCAGTGGAGGCTCCCCACACCCAGAGAACCCCTACCTGGAACGCCGTTCCCCTGCCCTCGAGTATGAGGTTGACCACAACGGAGCCAACAACGGTCCAAGCCCACAGCCTGAAACAGAGCGCATCCCTCGGCCCCTTAGTCCCACCAAGCTGCTTCCATTCAGTGCCCCACACAACGCCCCCAGGCCCCTGAAGAAACGCAGCTCCATCACCGAACCAGAAGGTCCCACAGGCCCTAACATTCAGAAGCTCCTTTATCAGAAGACCACGTTGGCAGCTATGGAGACTACTGTGACTACACCAACCACTCCCACCTATGTTGGCGCAGCAGAGGGGCCATTAGGGCAACATGGCGGTCACAGCCCACTCAGTGGTCCTGAATGGCCTGAGAACAACACACCAGAAACGGGACCGAGTCTGGACAGAGGATCACTTCCCCCTCACATTCCAGGTCCTAATGTGTCCACTCCTGCCCCCGCTGAACAGACCAAACCACCTTTAGCTATCCCAGAGAGCGAGGAGTTtatccttcctcctccaccatcccACCCACCCCCCAAGCCAGCTttcccaccaccaccccctgcTGCCTTAGGGGAGCCCGACCTGCCCCCTCCACCTCCGGAGGGTTTCCTTGAGGAGTTCCCACCATACCCACCACCCCCATACCCCAGTGGGGCAGAGCAGGACAGTTTGGCAGAAGACACCTCTAACATGAAGGCACCTGAGATCACTGGCCAGGTCACTCTGCCACCG GGCAAGAGGACCAACTTGCGAAAGGTTGGGTCTGAACGCATCGATCACGGCATGAGAGTGAAATTCAACccactggctctgctgctggactcGTCTCTGGAGGGAGAATATGACCTCGTCCAGAGAATCATCTATGAA GTGGAGGATCCCAGTCAGCCCAACGATGAAGGCATCACTGCGCTGCATAATGCTGTCTGCGCAGGTCATACAGAGATCGTCAAGTTTCTGGTTCAGTTTGGAGTCAATGTAAATGCTGCCGACAGCGACGGCTG GACGCCTCTACACTGCGCCGCTTCCTGCAACAACGTGCAGGTGTGCAAGTTCCTTGTGGAGTCTGGTGCGGCAGTGTTCGCTATGACCTACAGCGAcatgcaaacagcagctgacaaatgtgaagagatggaggagggctatacccagtgctcccagttccTCTATG GTGTGCAAGAGAAGATGGGTATCATGAACAGGGGTGTGGTGTACGCTCTATGGGACTACACAGGTGAAAACCCTGATGAATTGTCATTCTGCGAGGGAGACTGCATGACCATCATCCGCcgggaagatgaagatgaaatcGAATGGTGGTGGGCACGCATGGGTGACACTGAGGGTTACATTCCACGCAACCTCCTAGGG CTGTACCCCAGAATAAAGCCAAGACAGAGGACCCtggcatga